The following coding sequences lie in one Rutidosis leptorrhynchoides isolate AG116_Rl617_1_P2 chromosome 6, CSIRO_AGI_Rlap_v1, whole genome shotgun sequence genomic window:
- the LOC139853022 gene encoding trans-resveratrol di-O-methyltransferase-like — MALQNDEQSKELLQAQAHVWNHIFSFINSMSLKCVIQLEIPDIINAHGGPMPLSKLIEALGVNPKRAECVRRLMNLLVNSGFFVIEREGYWLTPASRLLLKNDPLSMRPFLELQLDPMLMDPCHNLSKWFHNDDLTPFNTTYGKIFWEVAGLDPKFNTLFNEAMGCDAALVTSVIFKHCGSVFEGLKSIVDVGSGIGTLTRSIAKAYPNINCIAYDLPHVVNGLVGSKNLRFIGGDMFESIPKAEAVLLKWVFHNYDDERCIKILKKCKEVISSKENGGKLIIIDMVVENDKVGSKSLETQLFFDMLMMIHGIGIQRTEIEWSKLFADAGFSEYKIIPILGLRSLIEVYP; from the exons ATGGCATTGCAAAATGACGAGCAATCCAAAGAATTACTTCAAGCTCAAGCTCACGTATGGAACCACATTTTCAGCTTTATTAACTCCATGTCACTCAAATGTGTCATTCAACTAGAGATACCTGATATCATTAATGCCCATGGCGGTCCAATGCCCCTGTCTAAGTTGATTGAAGCCCTCGGCGTAAACCCGAAAAGAGCTGAATGTGTACGCCGACTAATGAACCTACTTGTCAACTCTGGTTTCTTTGTTATAGAAAGAGAAGGGTATTGGTTAACTCCTGCTTCTCGGCTCCTACTAAAAAACGATCCCTTAAGTATGAGGCCTTTTTTGGAACTCCAGTTGGATCCAATGTTGATGGATCCATGCCATAACTTAAGCAAATGGTTCCATAATGACGATCTCACCCCTTTTAACACAACTTATGGGAAGATCTTTTGGGAAGTTGCAGGCCTAGACCCTAAATTTAACACTTTGTTTAATGAAGCAATGGGTTGTGATGCAGCACTAGTTACTAGTGTCATTTTCAAACACTGTGGGAGTGTTTTTGAAGGCTTAAAGTCAATTGTTGATGTTGGGAGTGGTATTGGGACACTTACCAGATCCATTGCCAAAGCTTATCCGAATATTAATTGTATTGCTTATGATCTTCCTCATGTTGTTAACGGTTTGGTAGGAAGTAAGAATTTGAGATTCATTGGTGGGGACATGTTTGAATCCATTCCCAAGGCTGAAGCAGTTTTACTAAAG TGGGTATTTCATAACTACGACGATGAGAGATGCATAAAAATATTAAAGAAATGCAAAGAGGTGATTTCGAGTAAAGAAAATGGAGGAAAACTGATCATCATAGATATGGTTGTTGAAAATGATAAAGTGGGTAGTAAGTCTCTCGAGACTCAGCTTTTCTTTGATATGCTTATGATGATTCATGGGATCGGAATACAGAGGACCGAAATAGAATGGTCAAAGTTATTCGCTGATGCTGGATTTAGTGAGTATAAAATAATTCCAATTCTGGGGTTAAGGTCTCTCATTGAAGTGTATCCATAG